The segment AGAAGAGGGAGAGGAAAACAAGACTGTAACAATCtaaattgtttttgtatttaattgtgATCAATATATACAAGTGTGACCTCCTCAGACTAAAAGTCTATTGATACCAGAATCTCTTATTTAgtgtttgattgtcatttaattcagcATTAGCCATTGTTcaactcattagagcctagttctttgactcactctctacaaatttatcgtattgggctcattgggccaatATCCCATACGTTTTGGGCTTTGACTGTAAATCGAGACCCTACAATTTTATTGATAAACAATAGAAAaaagtttattgataataaacgTGTCTTACAGGGTATTGCTAAGAATGGGAGGAAGTTCCTAAAAGTTCAAATAGCGTATAAAACattatgaatgtttagacccccaattgacaaattaccaattcaagcttaatatcaaacaattaatgtgcggaatatgagtataagcttaatacagaattgataaacaatctaaatcaaataaaatcacatccacaacagaaattaaatggcaaagatcaAAGGAAGAGAGATACAAATACAAGGATAACACAacaatgtgttattgaagaggaaactgaaactctcgacgtaaaacctctccgccgccctccaagcgataaataatccactaaaaaatgtagttgggatacatgaacagcagaagaccctccaagcctaatctacctagtgtacctaaaccctccaaactcttactccaacgaggttacgctgaacctatttcttctttagcttaccggattccgctataaaccatagcatcaaccaatatgaaattggccccttcctaactgcttcccaaacaccaaatggccttctcacagatatgggtatggtgagaaaagttttggctaatgaacctctcaaggatgtaacaatggagagggtgagagtaaaggaatttgaagagtctctttgtgaagattgtggataagttaatattgtttttctctaagatttctctctcaaaatcctctctagaagctctctacatttcgtgggtataagtggtatatatactagggtgagagtggaatgcaaagagtcagtttttcaaaacagagctggCTGGCGGCTtggtctcgcgacttgactgagccgcgagttcaagccgcgaggtaACTGAATGGTCAGTctgtactttttgtcctgtagtgctccaactggCATAACGCTTCAActtttggcatgcttggcacgtgtgcaacttttggcggcttgcaagccacgaGCCATCCGCGAGATCCAATCATGAGTCcttgcttctttgcacaatcttgagcatttcttcacactctctcacacactacctttacatgattctcacctaaatacagggttactaattgctaaaatataagcaaatttggtacggaataaagccaacaagatggttgataaaattcaaccttacaattccCTTTGCCACGTGTTCTGAATAGAGTATGTATATGTTGCCATCTGTTTTGCTCCTTTGTTTCTGTTAACTGATACAACATGCCACCTCACATCTTAGAACTTGGAAATCACTTCTCTTGCTTCCTCTATTAGGTGTCCATAGGGAGTAAGCATGGGCGGAAGGAGAGAGTGGACACTTGTGCGTTAGGTTTAGGGTTGAAGCATAATTCAGGTTTTGTCAAACATGGAAAAAAGTAAGAAGTCCATCGTTGGAGACAGGAGAATCTGGCTACAGAGTCCCCTTACGTTTAGGGTTTATAGATTTATCGGgcaaaaacccaaataaaaaagtaaaatttaaatgtggaaaattgtatatttatttaagtaatgCTGATGTGTACAATTGTGAAGAGGTCAACTAAAAGTGGAATTTTATTTAgatgttatagaattttagttgaagtaaaattttcaagctcttgaaacatatatctaatagagtattacttaaactaaactattgtaacacTGATAAGATAATTACAAgttaaagagaaataataaatatataagatataaagcctaaaataaaaataaaaagaaaatagtgttgatgtagaaaattgtgagagtttcagaggtttcggttatatatatatatatatatatatatagattaaacaTTGCACCGATAGATTCATATCTGATATTAtatttaatcaatttaatttgatattttacaaagaataaagaaatctatattttttatttatatacttCCATGTGTgcctaaaaaagaaaacaaaatgttgtttgtttgcatctactatattctttttttaaagaaaatagtgCATCATTGACAAATGAGTTGCTTTTTTAAAGCTTGATGTACTCGTTGACGATGAGAGAACTTAGAAGAATACGAAGAAtgtttcagcaaaaaaaaaaaaaaaagaatacgaAGAATGGGAAAAGGCCAAGGGAAGAgttggaaaagagagagaggaaggcGTGTTCCTTGATGTCTTGGCATCAAATATCCCGGTCCATAGTTTTTATCAACCCCATTAATCGTAAGCAAGtgacttgtttttttttttttttttttttttttttttaataatattatatgctCATTATAATATATGAatgtataattaatttaaataattaataaatacagTTGTTGTGGTAGGCTGTCAaccaatataaaatttaatcaccttattaaaaatgaaaactatACAAAATTTTGAGACTATGGTTTTGTTGTTATGGTACTATTATTTATAAGTCTAtcactttttttgataaataggataataatataataatacttCAACTTATGGTGTCCgctttttaataattattcattATCATTAAGTTAAGATACCAATTAGAGTTTGGTGTATGtagaatttgaacccaaaatcTCTTATTAGAATTATAActctattttaataaatataagcaacttaaatttcttAAGCCAAAATGGGGGTATACCCCTTTCAAGCAAAATATGTAGCAAAATGTTCCtattctgaaactatttagaaaAATGCCCTTGTTTTaaactcaatttaaaaaaaaaaaaattgagtttcaatgaaaaacttagttttttaaaaatcgagttataggcaatcaaactttcaaaaataaaataaaataaaatgcatggaactcaagttctaTGCAATTTTTTTCAAGCAACTTGATTTTCGCCAAAttgagtttttctttaaaacttgattttttaaaaatcgagtttcaaaacaggagcATAtctctaaatagtttcagaaatAGGACATTTTGCTAGAACTTTTCGGCGAAAGGAGTATATCCCCATTTTgtccaattttcttataattaaaaagtgtatattttagaaatatatatcaACTTTAATTGGGATTTGAAgggttataattttattttgatgttctttatgtatgtatatacatatataaatataattttaaaactttggtGGCCATGCCGCCAGAGGACTAaaacctcttctttttttttttcgtaaatGGCAACTCTTTGTGTGGTGGGTGATACTGGTGGGTGTCCTCAGCTTGGCCTACTATAAGATAACCACAAAAACTAGATAGATCAGTGTATGTACACTGACTATTTCATAACTCACGTCACGACAACCCAGAAATCTTCGGTATTTTGTTGCTTGTCTTCAAAGCTAAACTATAAGTGGTGCCCTCTGTCATAATCAATGTTCCCAATCATGCATCTAAAATTCTAAACTTGAgagcattcaaaaaaaaaaaaaaaaattctaaacttgaGAATTAAAGGGATCAAATTTCTCTgtacttctttctcaaaaaaaaaaaaaaaaaaattctctgtACTTGCCCTTAGGAGGTGTGACTACTGACTAGAACCCATTCTATTTCTAATAAGGTGGCTGAGGCTGAGCATTCAAGGAATTTATACTGGTATcagaaattttcaattaaatggGAGGGGAACATTGTTGAGACATGAGTTTTAAGTCTAGCTGGCTGTGTGTTAGACTAtgaatggaaattttttttggaagttttaaaCCAGCCAGAAGCTAATGGGTTGAgtttaataagaaattaaattataaaatgcaaaaaatggagagaaagtctataaatacaaaaatatgacaattattaatgtgataaattattaacggtaaataaaaatgatgtcaatggCGAGTTAGATAAAACtaattcttcttaaaaaaaaaaaaactatcaaaacttTGTCAACAACTattgcgattttttttttttttttgtttgcttaaCCTATAGCATTGCTCCATTACGAAAGGCTGTCCTCCAAATATATATGTACTCTTTTGTTTGTTAATGTATTTCATGACTTATGACAAGACCCATTACCTAAAATTGACATTGTCTTGCATGTCTTGTCTTTATCTGTgccaaattaaataatttttatttatctttttaaacaaattttaatgaattgtaATATAGTACTTTATTTCAGacacaaaaaattatgaatttggtATTGTAACGCATACCTAATCAGCTAATCTCGTGCTTAAATAATGGATTTATGGTATCAAGTATCGACAAACCTATACTATAGTTTGATGGAAAATAACAAAGTGATAAGAGTTTTTTATGAATGGAAGGATTGGGAATTCGATATTCTTTGAGGCAGTAACGACATTATAAGGAGCATTCGCACCTTATCCCTTCTATGCGGTAGAGTTATTGATTGATTTGGTAAAAGTTGGTATGACAAAGTTAAGCATTATCGCTTTTTATATGCTAAAAGTTGGATTCttctaaagaaaaatgttaCAATTTGGATGGAGCGAAATGCAACAAAACTTTGATTGATTGGAACATGGAATAGGAAAAGTATTTGTGTTTGTGAAATGATAAATTAATAGGAAttggataataaaaaaatgggggTGGGGCTGGGGGGAGAGGAAGAGATGTCACATCTGACATCTATGGTATAACTAATAAATAGTGagattataatataaaacaattatatggttggaaaatgttttttcattttaagaaatGTATTATAGGAATAAACAAAAGAGGATGAGGTATATTATGCGACGGATGCATGATATGTTTTTCCACAAAAGAGAGGGGCAGACGTAAAATCCATatggaaggtttttttttataatttttttttcatggcaTTAACTTTTAATAAATACTTAAGGaaacttttaattaatatttttttaatgataatttgatagtaaaaaatgggagaatttaaattttagacatTTTCATTAGAAACACCAAATTGCATTTGTTAGATTACAAGGCTCTTAGATTTTAATATATAACTGTAAGGACACAGTTTGAACCCTGGGCCCAAAAGTTAAAAGGACCTAGGCCCAAAGAGcgcaatacaatgaatttgtaaaaagtGGGTTGAAAAATTAGGATATAATGAGTTGAGTAGCAATTGTAGTGGATCCAAATGACAATAAGGTAGAGATAGTTTGGTTTTTACTAAAGAAAAATAGTCTTCGGTACAATTCGAGGAAatcaattcttatatatatttcttgaatttgattacaagtacaGTTCCTTAGTGCTACAATattcttttcttaaaattttgatcCCCCTCTCTCATGGCCTCCTTCCTATTTTATATTATCCTTTTGTCTTCATCTTTgcctccacgtgtagattagattgTTAGTGTTGATCTCTGTcacatcagcaccttcctgaagtctttggAGAGTAACTGTAAGGCTGAAAAACTACTGTTCaagtatcacttcctcattaatgtgacTAGAGGGTTAGCtgcaaagcattcaatgcggtggtaatagctttcccttagatatttcccaCCTCCCAGTTGTCCTATATGTTCATAACGTATATCTTTATCAATAGAATTTTCCGGAATATCACCCTGAATGAAAGAACACTCTTTTTTATCTCTACTTCGTTTAGCCAAGGAAACACTCCTCCTCGGCTTACCTTCCTCAGTATTCTCATTCGTAGCTTGCTCATGGAGTTTTGAGTCTTACATATTCATTACTGTTTATTTGTCTTCGAACTACAAAATGTCCTCAGataaggcccaaggcctaacATATGTTCTTGGGCACCTTATCCCTACAATAACAAaacttgcaaatttttttttttttttttataattaacaaaaattacactttgcattctaaaaattatgaaaatttactACAACCAACCACATAATATATAACAAAACTTGTCAACTGCACTCCATAGGGTATgaataaaaatcttttattcCACTTTGAGTGTTCCTCATGTTCTATCGATCGGAGTTTGTCTTCTTGCTTTGTAAAATAACTCCCgttaaaaaatgcatatataattaaatacatGATATTATGTGATTGAAGAAATATAGTGTAGAACATTAAAGATCTGACAGATAATTCTTATTTGGATGGACAGATGCAAGTCACGTGCGGTTTGCATGTAATCAATAGTTTTTAAGCTGTAAATCTATCTACAATGTGAAATTCATAAATTTGTTATAATTGAAATGGTTAATACCAGTTTTGGTACGAAGTGCAAACACCCTGGGGGAGTTTGcttgctttttaaatttttttttaatcattcttaGCATAGTTATAATCAGTGCTAcattttttttgctaggtacctttaacttttttttatgaataaaggTACTATTAATCATTacttaataaataatatttatttattttgcttttgttaaaCTGGTGCACTCAGAGGAATCGGGAAATTGAGTGgtgaaaaaatcaaaaaattttcctaagAATATTTTGAGGGATTTGTCAATTGCCTTTTCTCAAAACAGGGCAAAAGTAGATTCTCTTACAATCTGTAActaaaagaaatcaaacaataataataataataataataataataataataataacccaaGCAAATGATTGAACGTTCTATGAAGTGCACATTGGTCTTTGAGAGATTAGATTGTTAATTTGTTAGTAAAGCCTTTGTCAATTCTAACTAAGGATCCTCACGAGTCATGAACAGATAGGCAAAGATAAATGTTGAGATAGGTGGAAGTGGAACAATCGAATTGATTGATTAATCGTGAGATGGATAAGAGGGGTTTGATAATGCTACAAGGGTTATTATTTTGGTTACACAATAACAAAATTCTATGGCCCAAGGTCTGGGCCCAAATGAAACAACCAAGTACTAACCCAACACAGAACTATGTAAACGACCTGACCCAATTACTTATTATCATAAGATCAATTAAAagataagtaaaataaaaagcattaaaaattaataataatatttttgccAAAAGGCTAAACTTTTAGGCTTGAAGGATTTTATCATTTCAATGATACCATAATAACCAGAAGGTCCagaaaaagttaacaaaaaagaagaatggttgTTGACAACAACAACAGTTGTTGTAGCCAAAGCTTAACCCTCTACTACTGAGGATGCAATCTCTAGTAAATCTGTTCTTAATGTTAAGAGTGAGCCCAACCATTAAACTCTAgcaaattcacattcaataaataaatgatcAATAATTTTCCCTTATTGCAAAAAAGTGCAGCACTTGTACAATTGTCCCTTGGAGTTTCCACAAAATTCTCTAGATTTAGGGTTTAGGAACTTGGACTCCTTCAAGCTAAGGATAGGCTTGATTCAGCAGCATCCAGTAAACTTTAGTCACCAAGAATGCACCAGTTTATTCACAAGGCCACACCATTAATCTGTACtcattaaattttgaaattgggAGGTTCACTATTGAAGATGCATAATGTGGATAGTACACTTTCTTTACCAAAGTAATATTCCATTGTGAGCTGATTCATGATCCAAATTCTTTTCAATTGATGTTTCTGGTGGCTTTCTTCTCCTAATACACAGTTTTGGCCAAAAGTCATTATTAGTAATATGTATTAAAGATAAATTTCTTAGGACAGAATGCAAAAAGATCCCTAGGGTTTGGGTCTGTACTATCAATTCTACGTTATTAAATCTAAAGGTTTTAAGAATTGTCTAATTAAGTTGACTCATCCATCTCAATTTTATTGACTCTAATTGATAAGAATCGATGTATGtactatttaaaaatatgatattttatagtaaaatagtTATATACACACTATGTGACCATTTGAGAAGGGTGAGGTTTGGGTTGCATCACAGAGACAATAAGAGACAATCAACACAGAAAAAATATATACCTAAATTCAATTCCACGTAATTTTTGAAGCAAGAAACTAAACTACCAAGGAAATTAAGCACAAGTGCATAGAAATAACAATTTATATCTATTCATTTAATCCCCTTTTTATAATACATGAAACTGTGTACTAGGAAATAACTTAATTAATATACAGCCTGCAAGAGTATAGAAATAATAAGTGATCTCTATCTATTAATTCATTATCAATCCCTTGTTTAGAATACATGAAAACTGTGTACTAGGAAATAACTTAATCACATATTTCTGAAGTAGCAATATATAAACTAGTACCATAGttttcatcattatcatcatcatcaagtCCATCAAAGAATGAATCTTGGAGGAGCTCAGTGGCAGATGGTCTCTCAGACACTGGGGCCAGGCACTTCTCAATGAACCCCTTGATCTCCAAATCTTTCACCTTGCTCATTGCCTGTGGTTTCACACCTGAGGTCACCTTCTTATATATCTTAGCCACACAATCACACTCACTATATGGTATCTCCCTTGTCAACAACTCAAGCACACACATCCCAAAAGCATATATATCCACCTTCTCTGTATAATTCTCATCATATAGTTCCGGCGCCATAAACTCTGGCGTCCCAAGAATTGAATGTGCTACATGCTCCTTTTCCATCGCTGCTGCTAACCCGAAATCTCCAATCTTAACCTCACCAGTGTTATTATTGATAAACACATTGCTGCAATTAAGATCCCTATGAATTATGCATGGCTCATGCAAATGTAAATACTCCAAACCCCTCAGTATTTGCCTAGACCACTTCTTCAAGGCCTTGGTTGAAATACGCCTGTGTTTCTTCCTATAATCCCTCAAATTCCCAGATGTGCACACCTCAGTTATGAAATTCAAAGCCATGCGGTCAACATCTATCCAAGCACTAAACAATTTGATGATATTATCATTCTCTAAAATTTTCAGCAACTGAACCTCTGAATTTAACCTTTGTAACATGGCCTTGTCATCGGTGAATCGGTTCAAGAAAACCTGATTCCAAGCCACCTCTATACCTTCTTGTTGATCAAAAGCCCTATAAACCTTCTTCACTGCTCCTACACCAAGCTTGTCACTGTATCTCCCATACCGACCTGTTGGATCAACCTCTTCAAAGAGCTCAAAGTCCATGTTTGATTatatatcaaacaaaaaaaaagtcacacgCTGAAACCCTTTTGAAAGAAAGTAATCAAGAACTAGGAAAACAAAAGCACCCAGATGGGAAAAACACACGGATTCTTGAAAGAAAGGACTAAGAACGGTGATCATATAAAAACCGAGGCAGAACAAATCACTAAGAAATAAGCCGTACGAGCTTCTTTTAGGTATAAAGTGTGACAAAACATGTTTACGATACTCTTAAGAGAGAGCAAAGTGAGCAAAGTGATCAAAGCAAAAAGAAGGCTAAACAGAatgatgaagaaattttttgatgtGAAGCTTTTGGGAGTGGGAAGCGATCAAAGGCAGCGTTTATATATGAAAAGGATTTAGGATTAAGATCAACTAGGGTTTTTAGTGTAACTCTATCCTAAAGTTACTATAATCCCATCCATCCATTTTAAATGAATGGATTagattttaccacatcattaataattttgataaatacTAGAATTGTAATAGTCAAAGTTTATAACTTTAGAGGATTAGTAGGGTATTATTTTTGCTTTAGGATTACTAGGTTGAGTtatcctaggatttgttgtattTACACCGTCAAATCCGGTGCTAATTTGGATGTAAAATCGATTTTCATAAggattattctaaatttatttataatatattattctAGTAATATgatactaaattgaattttcattatATTA is part of the Quercus robur chromosome 9, dhQueRobu3.1, whole genome shotgun sequence genome and harbors:
- the LOC126699750 gene encoding probable serine/threonine-protein kinase WNK11, with the translated sequence MDFELFEEVDPTGRYGRYSDKLGVGAVKKVYRAFDQQEGIEVAWNQVFLNRFTDDKAMLQRLNSEVQLLKILENDNIIKLFSAWIDVDRMALNFITEVCTSGNLRDYRKKHRRISTKALKKWSRQILRGLEYLHLHEPCIIHRDLNCSNVFINNNTGEVKIGDFGLAAAMEKEHVAHSILGTPEFMAPELYDENYTEKVDIYAFGMCVLELLTREIPYSECDCVAKIYKKVTSGVKPQAMSKVKDLEIKGFIEKCLAPVSERPSATELLQDSFFDGLDDDDNDENYGTSLYIATSEICD